A region from the Thermanaeromonas toyohensis ToBE genome encodes:
- the glyQ gene encoding glycine--tRNA ligase subunit alpha produces the protein MNFQELILALQEFWARQGCVIQQPYDLEKGAGTMHPATFLRVLGPEPWRVAYVEPSRRPTDGRYGENPNRLQHYYQFQVILKPSPPDVQDIYLKSLEYIGINPLEHDIRFVEDNWESPTLGAWGLGWEVWLDGMEITQFTYFQQCGGYDLKPVSAEITYGLERLAMYIQQVDSIFDIEWVDGITYGDIHHQGEVDYSHYNFTAADISMLFSLFNAYEAEAKRVIEQGLVQPAYDYVLKCSHTFNLLDARGAISVTERTAYISRVRHLARLCATAYLEQRERLGYPLLKKCSPRLPGPGEGAVHMKVPVRGTKEGAYGTRQDLKDSLDIKEG, from the coding sequence GTGAATTTCCAGGAGTTGATCCTTGCCCTCCAGGAATTTTGGGCCCGGCAAGGCTGTGTTATCCAGCAGCCTTATGATTTAGAAAAAGGGGCGGGGACTATGCACCCGGCCACTTTCTTGCGCGTTTTGGGACCTGAGCCCTGGCGCGTGGCTTACGTGGAACCATCTCGCCGGCCTACTGACGGACGTTACGGAGAGAATCCCAACCGCCTTCAGCATTACTACCAGTTCCAGGTTATACTTAAACCTTCTCCCCCAGACGTTCAGGATATTTATCTAAAAAGCTTGGAATACATAGGTATAAATCCACTGGAGCATGATATCCGGTTTGTAGAGGATAACTGGGAATCACCTACCTTGGGGGCCTGGGGGCTGGGCTGGGAGGTATGGTTGGATGGCATGGAGATCACTCAATTTACTTATTTCCAACAATGCGGAGGTTATGACTTAAAGCCAGTGAGCGCAGAGATTACCTACGGCCTGGAACGTCTGGCCATGTATATTCAGCAGGTGGATAGCATTTTTGACATTGAGTGGGTAGATGGTATCACTTATGGAGATATTCACCACCAAGGAGAGGTAGATTACTCCCACTATAATTTTACCGCGGCTGATATCTCTATGTTGTTTTCCCTTTTCAATGCTTATGAAGCGGAAGCCAAACGGGTGATTGAGCAAGGGCTGGTTCAGCCTGCCTACGATTATGTCCTTAAATGTTCCCACACCTTTAATTTGCTTGACGCCCGGGGGGCCATAAGCGTTACAGAGAGGACAGCCTATATAAGCAGGGTTCGTCACCTAGCCCGCCTTTGCGCGACCGCGTATCTCGAGCAGAGGGAGAGGTTGGGTTATCCCCTCCTTAAGAAATGCTCTCCAAGGCTTCCGGGACCGGGAGAAGGAGCAGTTCATATGAAGGTCCCCGTGAGAGGAACTAAAGAAGGAGCCTACGGCACCCGGCAAGACCTTAAAGATAGCCTCGACATCAAGGAGGGGTAG